The genomic stretch GGTGGCACGACAGGTGGGCAAGGCACTCGCATCCCTCCACAGCCGTCGTTTCGACGGCCACGGCCGCGTCGTCGGTGGCGACGCCGACGGTCTCGAACTCGATCGAGGGTTGTGGACGGACGTCTTGAACGAGTCCGTCGCCGAGATGCGCGAACTGGCACCCGACGACCGGTTCGACGGATACTTCGAGACGGTGACCGACGCCGTCGAGACGAACCGCTCACTCCTCGACGACGCACCCGCCGCCCTCCTCCACGGCGACCCGGCGGGTCCGAACAGCTTTTGCGTCGGCGACGACGTCGGCTTTCTCGACTGGGAGCGCGCGCACGTCGGTGACCCGGCACGAGACCTCTATCGGGCCTACGACCAGCAGTTCTGCACGCTCCGAGCGGCGGCCTCAGAGCGGATTACGACGGCGTTCTTCGACGGCTATCGCGAGCGTGCCGGTGGACTGCCGGACGGGGCCGAGAAGCGGCGGCCCGTGTACGAAGCCGTCAGGTTCCTCGGT from Halogranum gelatinilyticum encodes the following:
- a CDS encoding phosphotransferase family protein; translation: MDEDVASALGSAFPSREVDDIGSTGPSWNEKNQTVRVEFVDGGAVYLKLAADGDGSRIRRERAVLDYVSANYQVPTPTVLVSETDTRVPYLVTDPVAGETVSRVWADADDAERAAVARQVGKALASLHSRRFDGHGRVVGGDADGLELDRGLWTDVLNESVAEMRELAPDDRFDGYFETVTDAVETNRSLLDDAPAALLHGDPAGPNSFCVGDDVGFLDWERAHVGDPARDLYRAYDQQFCTLRAAASERITTAFFDGYRERAGGLPDGAEKRRPVYEAVRFLGVVGYFEHWVEFSDEPSDELATWMEGEMERRLAAVR